A genomic region of Marinobacter sp. NP-4(2019) contains the following coding sequences:
- a CDS encoding acyl-CoA thioesterase, with protein sequence MTEPTDQPFRFRFRVRYGECDAQSVVFNARYADYVDIAMNEYIRTLFGDYQNLLDQDLDIQVVSLTTNYRSPARFDDVLEARIRAGRLGNTSFTLHLEFVRYGDGQLVAEADITYVLIRPSEMAKTPIPVQIREQLEVGAPGVLISHAGE encoded by the coding sequence ATGACTGAACCGACTGATCAGCCGTTCCGCTTCCGTTTCCGGGTCCGCTATGGCGAATGCGACGCCCAGAGTGTGGTGTTCAATGCCCGCTACGCGGACTATGTGGACATTGCCATGAACGAATACATCCGCACCCTGTTTGGAGACTACCAGAACCTGCTGGATCAGGACCTCGATATTCAGGTGGTCAGTCTGACGACCAATTACCGCTCGCCGGCGCGGTTTGATGACGTGCTGGAGGCGCGGATCAGGGCCGGGCGTCTGGGGAATACCTCGTTTACCCTGCATCTGGAATTTGTCCGCTACGGTGACGGGCAGTTGGTCGCTGAGGCCGATATTACCTACGTGCTGATTCGTCCATCGGAGATGGCGAAAACGCCGATACCGGTGCAGATCCGGGAACAACTGGAGGTGGGTGCCCCCGGCGTACTGATCAGTCACGCCGGGGAATAG
- a CDS encoding substrate-binding periplasmic protein: protein MERGLAVHVTAALVSTLLFALSIPPVWATDNMAREPLVVTVGLNHAPPYRIVDGPEKTGLYVDIFREIANRLGWTLAFREAPFPRVLLMAQQGDVDVMLGPIRTKDREKLLEFVAPAFPPERRLFFYIEEKHRIDRYSDLVGKRIGVLAGSRYFPKFDSDQQLIKESAPRYRNLMLMLEKGRVDVVIAPELVGLYTIRELDLPVAVSPFFVPGERSYIAVSRNSPIMAYVDDIRAALKLIEMEGIHEELVLKYLEQAQP from the coding sequence ATGGAACGAGGACTGGCTGTGCATGTAACGGCAGCACTGGTATCGACATTGTTGTTTGCGTTGTCTATACCGCCGGTGTGGGCGACCGATAACATGGCCAGGGAACCGCTGGTTGTTACCGTGGGACTTAACCATGCTCCGCCCTATCGGATTGTCGATGGTCCGGAGAAGACTGGCCTTTACGTGGACATATTCCGGGAAATCGCCAACCGGCTGGGGTGGACCCTGGCCTTCAGGGAAGCGCCGTTTCCCCGGGTTCTGTTGATGGCGCAACAGGGCGATGTCGATGTGATGCTTGGCCCGATCAGAACCAAAGATCGGGAGAAACTGCTGGAGTTTGTGGCCCCGGCGTTCCCCCCCGAGCGCCGTCTGTTTTTCTACATCGAAGAAAAACACCGCATAGACCGATACAGTGACCTGGTCGGTAAACGCATTGGCGTGCTGGCGGGCAGCCGATACTTTCCGAAGTTCGATTCGGATCAGCAACTGATCAAGGAGAGCGCGCCACGATACAGAAACCTGATGCTGATGCTGGAAAAGGGCCGGGTTGACGTAGTCATAGCCCCGGAACTGGTCGGCCTGTATACCATCCGCGAGCTTGACCTGCCGGTGGCGGTTTCGCCATTCTTTGTACCCGGTGAGCGTTCTTACATAGCGGTGTCCAGAAATTCGCCGATAATGGCTTACGTGGACGATATCCGTGCCGCGCTCAAATTGATTGAAATGGAAGGAATACATGAGGAACTGGTGTTGAAGTATCTCGAACAGGCGCAACCTTGA
- a CDS encoding benzoate/H(+) symporter BenE family transporter produces the protein MSRLLKDLSLPAIVAGFLAVLVSYSGPLAIFFQAGASAGISTEMMTSWVWAISMGAAISGIILSIWLKAPVVTAWSAPGTALLVALFPELSLNEAIGAYITAALIIFFIGVSGTFDAIVRAIPKGIAAGMMAGILFQFGVGAFTAIETTPALAIGMLVSYVVFRRLFPKYTLVLLLIAGVVLAVFLEGASLSGVRWSIAVPQFIAPEWTLGSTLSLAIPLVLVSLTGQFLPGMAILQGAGYRVKAKPVIGVTSLVSLPMAFFGGITTVVAAITAAICTGKDAHEDPSRRYVAGVFNGVFYLVGGLFAGTIVSLFTSLPAAFVAVLAGLALLGAIAGNLFSALEDASHREASLITFVVTASGMSLYGLSSAFWGVVIGYGCYLVLNGRTGGK, from the coding sequence ATGTCGAGACTTCTGAAAGACCTTTCCCTGCCGGCGATTGTGGCCGGCTTTCTGGCCGTTCTGGTGTCCTACTCGGGGCCGCTGGCCATCTTTTTCCAGGCGGGGGCGAGCGCCGGTATCTCCACCGAGATGATGACGTCCTGGGTCTGGGCGATTTCCATGGGTGCCGCGATATCCGGCATTATCCTGTCGATCTGGTTGAAAGCACCGGTGGTCACTGCCTGGTCGGCGCCCGGCACGGCCCTGCTGGTGGCCCTGTTTCCGGAGTTGTCGCTGAATGAGGCCATCGGCGCCTATATTACGGCAGCACTCATCATCTTTTTCATTGGTGTGTCCGGCACCTTTGACGCCATCGTGCGCGCTATTCCCAAAGGCATTGCCGCCGGCATGATGGCGGGCATCCTGTTCCAGTTTGGCGTGGGCGCCTTTACTGCCATCGAGACCACGCCGGCGCTGGCCATTGGCATGCTGGTGTCCTACGTGGTGTTTCGCCGCCTGTTCCCGAAATACACCCTGGTGCTGCTGCTGATTGCCGGTGTGGTGCTGGCGGTGTTCCTTGAGGGCGCGTCGCTGTCCGGGGTGCGCTGGAGCATCGCGGTGCCGCAGTTCATTGCGCCGGAATGGACCCTGGGTTCCACACTGAGCCTGGCGATTCCGCTGGTGCTGGTCAGCCTCACCGGGCAGTTCCTGCCGGGCATGGCGATCCTCCAGGGCGCGGGTTATCGGGTCAAAGCGAAGCCAGTCATTGGTGTCACCAGTCTGGTGTCGTTGCCGATGGCGTTTTTCGGCGGTATTACCACCGTAGTGGCGGCCATCACGGCGGCCATCTGCACCGGCAAAGACGCCCATGAAGATCCATCACGCCGTTATGTGGCGGGAGTGTTCAACGGGGTGTTCTATCTGGTGGGCGGCTTGTTTGCCGGCACCATCGTCAGCCTGTTTACGTCGCTGCCTGCCGCGTTTGTGGCGGTGCTGGCGGGTCTGGCGTTGTTGGGGGCCATTGCCGGCAACCTGTTTTCAGCACTGGAAGATGCCAGTCACCGGGAGGCGTCACTGATCACGTTTGTGGTGACCGCCTCGGGCATGTCGTTGTATGGGCTGTCGTCCGCGTTCTGGGGCGTGGTGATCGGCTATGGTTGTTATCTGGTCCTGAACGGTCGCACGGGCGGAAAATAA
- a CDS encoding type 1 glutamine amidotransferase domain-containing protein, whose translation MNILMVLTSHDQMGDTGHKTGFWLEEFTAPYYVFKDAGAQITIATPKGGQPPVDPNSEAENALTESTRRFQQDARAKESLASTKKLADVDMNQFDAIFYPGGHGPLWDLVNDENSIALIKAAYEQDKVIGAVCHAPAVFKNVEVKPGQNIVGGREVTGFSNSEEEAVGLTSVVPFLLEDMLRENTATYSKGDDWAPHIVVDGKLITGQNPASSEGAAKAVVQALQEG comes from the coding sequence ATGAACATTCTGATGGTTCTGACTTCCCACGACCAGATGGGCGATACCGGTCACAAAACCGGCTTCTGGCTCGAAGAATTCACCGCTCCGTACTACGTGTTCAAGGATGCTGGTGCGCAAATTACCATAGCCACACCCAAGGGCGGCCAGCCGCCTGTCGATCCCAACAGCGAAGCGGAAAACGCGCTGACAGAGAGCACCCGGCGATTCCAGCAGGACGCCCGCGCCAAAGAATCCCTTGCAAGCACCAAAAAACTGGCGGATGTGGACATGAACCAGTTCGATGCCATTTTCTACCCTGGCGGTCACGGCCCGCTGTGGGACCTGGTGAACGATGAAAACAGCATCGCCCTGATCAAAGCCGCTTACGAGCAGGACAAGGTCATTGGCGCGGTGTGCCACGCACCGGCGGTCTTTAAAAACGTGGAAGTGAAACCCGGGCAGAACATCGTCGGCGGCCGCGAGGTCACCGGTTTCAGCAACAGCGAAGAGGAAGCGGTTGGCCTGACCAGCGTTGTGCCTTTTCTGCTGGAGGACATGCTCAGGGAGAATACCGCCACCTACTCCAAAGGCGATGACTGGGCGCCACACATTGTGGTGGACGGCAAACTGATCACCGGCCAGAACCCTGCATCATCGGAAGGTGCCGCCAAGGCGGTGGTTCAGGCCCTGCAGGAAGGCTGA